A region from the Altererythrobacter sp. H2 genome encodes:
- a CDS encoding carbohydrate porin, producing the protein MTITAISSRASRRLPLLRTISFVAALFSLTVAMPAAAQDQSAPPDAISSPGPQQTPAPAALPPQPAKPATARPDAVRVVWSQFLDIPVSGDADSTLRHGGKVDVYIDIAGSTFGIDDSITFHLHPEFKYGESANGTIGLIPSNTQLFYPGEGDAFDLNVNVTKKWKSGATLTVGKVNVLDLAAFLPVVGGGGHEGFQNLSMALPPTAIVPGSITGALLQVPTKKALYRLWVFDPVSSSRRSGLEDPFSQGVAFLSSVTLPVKIGGKRGYYALKLAGSTRRSIADDALPPVLIPAPGSGFAERRGEFSAVLAMYQNLVEYAEHPGKGWGVFGQVYLSRGDPTFLDRSAFIGVAGNPRARPDDRFGIAWFRYSLTDRLVRVLANRVALEDEEGLEAFYTVQVAQPVRLTASVQVIDSAVAVRNTGVIAGLRLTTRF; encoded by the coding sequence ATGACCATCACAGCCATTTCTTCGCGCGCCTCGCGCCGCCTGCCTCTTTTGCGCACCATATCCTTTGTGGCTGCGCTGTTCAGTCTGACTGTCGCCATGCCAGCAGCAGCGCAGGATCAGTCCGCTCCGCCGGATGCCATCTCGTCGCCCGGCCCGCAGCAAACCCCTGCCCCGGCTGCCCTGCCGCCCCAGCCAGCGAAACCGGCAACGGCGCGGCCTGACGCCGTCAGGGTGGTGTGGTCGCAGTTTCTCGACATTCCGGTGTCGGGCGATGCCGATTCGACCCTGCGCCATGGCGGAAAGGTCGATGTCTATATCGACATTGCGGGCAGCACGTTCGGGATCGACGATTCGATCACCTTCCACCTCCACCCCGAATTCAAGTACGGAGAGAGCGCCAATGGCACGATCGGCCTGATCCCCAGCAACACCCAGCTGTTCTATCCGGGCGAAGGCGACGCGTTCGATCTCAACGTCAATGTCACCAAGAAGTGGAAAAGCGGCGCAACGCTGACGGTGGGCAAGGTCAACGTGCTTGATCTGGCTGCCTTTTTGCCGGTCGTTGGCGGCGGCGGGCACGAAGGGTTCCAGAACCTTTCGATGGCGCTGCCCCCGACCGCGATCGTTCCGGGCTCGATCACCGGTGCGCTGCTGCAAGTGCCGACAAAGAAGGCGCTTTACCGGCTGTGGGTGTTCGATCCGGTTTCGTCCTCGCGCCGCAGCGGGCTGGAAGATCCCTTTTCGCAAGGTGTGGCGTTCCTCAGCTCGGTCACGCTGCCGGTCAAGATCGGGGGCAAGCGCGGATACTATGCGCTCAAGCTGGCCGGATCGACGCGGCGGTCGATCGCCGACGACGCGCTGCCGCCGGTGCTGATCCCCGCCCCGGGCAGCGGCTTTGCCGAGCGGCGCGGCGAGTTCAGCGCGGTCCTCGCCATGTACCAGAACCTGGTCGAATACGCGGAACATCCGGGCAAGGGCTGGGGCGTTTTCGGGCAGGTCTATCTCTCGCGCGGCGACCCGACCTTTCTCGATCGCAGTGCCTTTATCGGCGTAGCGGGCAACCCGCGCGCGCGGCCGGATGACCGCTTCGGCATCGCCTGGTTCCGCTATTCGCTGACGGACCGGCTGGTGCGGGTACTGGCAAACCGGGTCGCGCTGGAAGACGAGGAAGGGCTGGAGGCGTTCTACACCGTGCAGGTGGCACAGCCCGTCCGCCTGACCGCCAGCGTGCAGGTGATCGACAGTGCAGTTGCGGTGCGCAATACCGGGGTAATCGCCGGGCTGCGGCTGACAACGCGGTTCTGA
- the thiD gene encoding bifunctional hydroxymethylpyrimidine kinase/phosphomethylpyrimidine kinase codes for MSTTPPPPPRILSIAGSDSSGGAGIQADIKTIAMLGGYAMTAVTTVTAQNTVGVQAIAPLSADVVAAQISSCASDIGVDAIKIGMLHDVQIITAVAGCLTGEAALAGPVVLDPVMVATSGAVLIAPDAIAALKAHLFPLATVITPNLPELEHLCGRTLRTTALMQEGAAELAAQYGCHVLAKGGHTEDARIIDLLVAPDGTPVFYEHARIETRHTHGTGCTLSSAIATLIGHGQPLDQAVRLARQFVLRAIEAAPGFGAGNGPLGHQAVRR; via the coding sequence ATGAGCACCACCCCTCCTCCTCCTCCACGCATTCTCTCCATCGCCGGTTCGGACTCGTCCGGCGGCGCGGGTATCCAGGCGGATATCAAGACCATCGCCATGCTGGGCGGCTATGCCATGACCGCCGTGACCACCGTCACCGCGCAGAACACGGTCGGGGTGCAGGCCATCGCCCCGCTCTCGGCAGATGTGGTGGCGGCCCAGATTTCCTCCTGCGCCAGCGACATCGGGGTCGACGCGATCAAGATCGGCATGCTGCACGATGTCCAGATCATCACCGCTGTGGCCGGGTGCCTGACCGGTGAGGCGGCGCTGGCCGGGCCGGTGGTGCTCGACCCGGTCATGGTCGCCACTTCCGGCGCGGTGCTGATCGCGCCGGACGCGATTGCGGCGCTTAAGGCGCATCTGTTCCCGCTGGCAACTGTGATTACCCCCAACCTGCCGGAACTGGAACACCTGTGCGGGCGGACCCTGCGCACCACCGCGCTGATGCAGGAAGGGGCAGCCGAGCTGGCGGCGCAATACGGCTGCCACGTGCTTGCCAAGGGCGGCCATACCGAAGACGCGCGGATCATCGACCTGCTGGTCGCCCCCGATGGCACGCCCGTCTTCTACGAACACGCCCGGATCGAGACGCGCCACACCCACGGCACCGGCTGCACCCTGTCATCGGCCATCGCGACCCTGATCGGCCACGGTCAGCCGCTCGACCAGGCGGTCAGGCTGGCGCGGCAATTCGTGCTCCGCGCGATCGAGGCAGCCCCCGGCTTCGGCGCAGGCAATGGCCCGCTCGGGCACCAGGCGGTCAGACGCTAG
- the gltB gene encoding glutamate synthase large subunit: MGQFAPQGLYDPANEHDACGVGMVAHIRGVKSHAIVSSALEILANLDHRGAVGADPLLGDGAGILLQIPDPLFRAWAADAGHDLPPAGDYAVAQCFLPQDEVARGFVTEQLEKFVAKEGQRLVGWRDVPTTLDGLGKAVIASMPVMRQCVVARGSNCADQDAFERKLIVIRKQTLNPLAKLAEKHGLPDLTSTYIPSFSSRTIVYKGLLLATQVGSFYDDLRNPACVSALGLVHQRFSTNTFPSWRLAHPYRFMAHNGEINTVRGNVNWMNARRRTMESELLGADLDKMWPLIPHGQSDTACLDNALELLLAGGYSLAHAMMMLMPEAWAKNPLMEPERRAFYEYHAALMEPWDGPAAVCFTDGRQIGATLDRNGLRPARYCTTKDDLICLSSESGVLPFAEADITRKWRLQPGKMLLIDLEQGRIIEDAELKAGLAAEHPYHDWLARTQYKLEDLDTVEPEQTPEALAPADAAASLLDRQQAFGYTQEDISRFLEPMALQGDDPIGSMGTDTPIAVLSGRSRLLYDYFKQNFAQVTNPPIDPIREELVMSLLSMIGPRPNLLGRDAGTHKRLEVSQPILTNEDLAKIRSVEAALDGAFRTDTIDITWDAATGAEGLELALKEMCWAATEAVLQDKNILILSDRAQSPDRIPMPAALATAAVHHHLVRQGLRMQTGLVVETGEAREVHHFCVLAGYGAEAINPYLAFETMEDLRARKYPEMDPAKVEANYVKAIGKGILKVMSKMGISTYQSYCGAQIFDAVGLSSAFVDRYFTGTATTIEGIGLAEVAEETVRRHALAYGDDPLYAGMLDTGGIYQFRLRGEEHAWTPANVAQLQHAVRGNDPRNYAEFAASINEQSERLLTIRGLMELKKADQPLPIDEVEPAAEIVKRFATGAMSLGSISHEAHSTMAIAMNRIGGRSNTGEGGEEPFRFAPMDNGDSMRSRIKQVASGRFGVTTEYLVNSDDIQIKMAQGAKPGEGGQLPGHKVDKRIGAVRHSTPGVGLISPPPHHDIYSIEDLAQLIHDLKNVNPVARISVKLVSEVGVGTVAAGVSKCKADHVTISGYEGGTGASPLTSLTHAGSPWEIGLAETQQTLLLNDLRSRIAVQVDGGLRTGRDVAIGALLGADEFGFATAPLIAAGCIMMRKCHLNTCPVGVATQDPVLRARFTGQPEHVVNYMFFVAEELRAIMAEMGFRTVEEMIGRVDRIDMRRVERHWKAHGIDLSRLLHTVELGADKALHHVGEQDHGLDTVLDRDLIEACRPALESGQPVEIARAVRNVNRTVGTMLSGEVARRHGHAGLAPDTIRVKLTGVAGQSFGAWLAHGVTLDLTGDANDYVGKGLSGGRIIVRAPASTSRTATDNIIVGNTVLYGAIAGEAYFNGVAGERFAVRNSGAIAVVEGTGDHGCEYMTGGVVVVLGATGRNFAAGMSGGIAYVYDPDGRFGSLCNLAQVDLEPVTTSIDADEGTGRPKQRGTSVNDFGMGDMLRHDAERLRILMERHKLHTGSQRATELLENWDEALRHFVKVMPRDYANALRTLEAERLEAASVAAE, from the coding sequence ATGGGACAATTTGCGCCCCAAGGACTGTACGACCCCGCAAACGAGCATGACGCATGCGGCGTCGGCATGGTCGCGCATATCCGGGGCGTGAAATCGCACGCGATTGTGTCGAGCGCGCTGGAAATCCTCGCCAACCTTGACCACCGCGGGGCCGTGGGAGCCGACCCTCTGCTGGGCGACGGCGCCGGCATCCTGCTCCAGATTCCCGATCCGCTGTTCCGCGCATGGGCTGCCGATGCAGGGCACGACCTGCCGCCGGCCGGTGACTATGCCGTGGCCCAGTGCTTCCTGCCGCAGGACGAAGTGGCCCGGGGCTTCGTGACCGAGCAGCTCGAAAAGTTCGTCGCCAAGGAAGGCCAGCGCCTGGTCGGCTGGCGCGATGTCCCGACCACACTCGACGGGCTCGGCAAGGCAGTCATCGCCTCCATGCCGGTCATGCGCCAGTGCGTGGTGGCGCGCGGCAGCAACTGCGCCGACCAGGACGCCTTCGAGCGCAAGCTGATCGTGATCCGCAAGCAGACGCTCAACCCGCTGGCCAAGCTGGCGGAAAAGCACGGCCTGCCGGACCTGACCAGCACCTACATTCCCAGCTTCTCCAGCCGCACCATCGTGTACAAGGGATTGCTGCTGGCGACGCAGGTGGGCTCGTTCTACGACGACCTGCGCAACCCTGCCTGCGTTTCGGCGCTCGGCCTGGTGCACCAGCGCTTCAGCACCAACACCTTTCCCAGCTGGCGGCTGGCCCACCCCTATCGCTTCATGGCGCACAACGGGGAAATCAACACCGTCCGCGGCAACGTCAACTGGATGAACGCCCGCCGCCGGACGATGGAATCGGAGCTGCTCGGCGCGGATCTCGACAAGATGTGGCCGCTGATCCCGCATGGCCAGTCGGACACGGCCTGTCTCGACAACGCGCTCGAGCTGCTGCTGGCGGGCGGCTACAGCCTGGCCCACGCAATGATGATGCTGATGCCTGAAGCATGGGCCAAGAACCCGCTGATGGAGCCGGAGCGGCGCGCCTTCTACGAATACCATGCCGCTCTGATGGAGCCGTGGGACGGCCCGGCCGCGGTATGCTTCACCGACGGGCGCCAGATCGGCGCCACGCTGGATCGCAACGGCCTGCGCCCGGCGCGTTACTGCACCACGAAGGACGATCTGATCTGTCTTTCCTCCGAAAGCGGTGTGCTGCCGTTTGCAGAAGCCGACATCACCCGCAAGTGGCGCCTGCAGCCGGGCAAGATGCTGCTGATCGACCTGGAGCAGGGCCGGATCATCGAGGATGCCGAGCTCAAGGCAGGGCTGGCGGCAGAGCATCCCTATCATGACTGGCTCGCCCGCACCCAGTACAAGCTGGAGGACCTCGACACGGTCGAGCCGGAGCAGACGCCCGAGGCCCTGGCACCGGCGGATGCCGCAGCCAGCCTGCTCGACCGCCAGCAGGCGTTTGGCTACACCCAGGAAGACATCAGCCGCTTCCTCGAACCGATGGCGCTCCAGGGTGACGACCCCATCGGCTCGATGGGCACCGACACGCCGATTGCGGTCCTCTCCGGTCGCAGCCGCCTGCTCTACGACTATTTCAAGCAGAACTTCGCCCAGGTGACCAACCCGCCAATCGACCCGATCCGCGAGGAACTGGTCATGAGCCTGCTGTCGATGATCGGCCCGCGCCCCAACCTGCTGGGGCGTGACGCCGGCACCCACAAGCGGCTCGAGGTCAGCCAGCCGATCCTGACCAATGAGGATCTGGCCAAGATCCGCTCGGTCGAGGCGGCACTGGACGGTGCCTTCCGCACCGATACGATCGATATCACCTGGGACGCGGCCACCGGGGCCGAGGGCCTCGAACTGGCGCTCAAGGAAATGTGCTGGGCCGCGACCGAGGCGGTACTGCAGGACAAGAACATCCTGATCCTGTCCGACCGGGCCCAATCGCCTGACCGCATCCCGATGCCGGCCGCGCTGGCCACTGCCGCCGTCCATCATCACCTCGTCCGCCAGGGCCTGCGGATGCAGACCGGGCTGGTGGTGGAGACGGGCGAGGCGCGCGAAGTGCATCACTTCTGCGTGCTGGCCGGTTACGGGGCGGAAGCGATCAATCCCTATCTCGCCTTCGAGACGATGGAAGACCTGCGCGCGCGCAAGTATCCCGAGATGGACCCCGCCAAGGTCGAGGCCAATTACGTCAAGGCAATCGGCAAGGGCATTCTCAAGGTCATGTCCAAGATGGGCATTTCGACCTACCAGTCCTACTGCGGGGCGCAGATCTTCGACGCGGTCGGGCTGTCATCGGCGTTCGTCGACCGGTATTTCACCGGCACCGCGACCACCATCGAGGGCATTGGCCTGGCTGAAGTGGCAGAGGAAACCGTCCGCCGCCATGCCCTCGCATACGGCGATGACCCGCTCTATGCCGGAATGCTCGATACCGGCGGCATCTACCAGTTCCGCCTGCGGGGCGAGGAACACGCCTGGACCCCGGCCAATGTAGCCCAGCTCCAGCACGCCGTGCGCGGCAACGATCCGAGGAACTACGCCGAGTTCGCCGCCTCGATCAACGAGCAGTCCGAGCGCCTGCTGACGATCCGCGGGCTGATGGAGCTGAAGAAGGCTGACCAGCCGCTGCCGATCGATGAAGTCGAACCGGCCGCCGAAATCGTCAAGCGCTTCGCCACCGGGGCCATGAGCCTGGGCTCGATCAGTCATGAAGCGCACTCGACCATGGCAATCGCGATGAACCGCATCGGCGGGCGCTCCAACACCGGCGAAGGGGGCGAGGAACCGTTCCGCTTTGCGCCGATGGACAACGGCGATTCGATGCGCAGCCGGATCAAGCAGGTCGCCAGCGGCCGGTTTGGTGTGACCACCGAATACCTGGTCAATTCGGACGATATCCAGATCAAGATGGCCCAGGGCGCAAAGCCCGGCGAAGGCGGACAGCTGCCCGGCCACAAGGTCGACAAGCGGATCGGCGCAGTGCGCCATTCGACCCCCGGCGTCGGCCTGATCAGCCCTCCGCCGCACCATGACATCTATTCGATCGAGGATCTGGCCCAGCTGATCCACGACCTGAAGAACGTGAACCCGGTCGCGCGCATCTCCGTCAAGCTGGTGAGCGAAGTCGGGGTGGGCACGGTTGCTGCAGGCGTCAGCAAGTGCAAGGCCGACCATGTCACCATTTCCGGATACGAAGGCGGCACGGGCGCAAGCCCGCTGACCAGCCTGACCCATGCCGGTTCTCCGTGGGAAATCGGCCTTGCCGAAACCCAGCAGACCCTGCTGCTCAACGATCTGCGCAGCCGCATTGCGGTGCAGGTGGACGGCGGTCTGCGCACCGGACGCGACGTCGCGATTGGCGCGCTGCTCGGGGCTGACGAGTTCGGCTTTGCCACCGCCCCGCTGATCGCCGCCGGGTGCATCATGATGCGCAAGTGCCACCTCAACACCTGCCCGGTCGGCGTGGCAACGCAGGACCCGGTTCTGCGCGCCCGCTTCACCGGCCAGCCGGAACACGTGGTCAACTACATGTTCTTCGTGGCCGAGGAACTGCGCGCCATCATGGCCGAGATGGGCTTCCGCACCGTGGAGGAGATGATCGGCCGGGTCGACCGGATCGACATGCGCCGGGTCGAACGCCACTGGAAGGCGCACGGGATCGATCTGTCGCGCCTGCTCCACACGGTCGAACTGGGTGCCGACAAGGCGCTCCATCATGTCGGGGAGCAGGATCACGGGCTCGATACCGTGCTTGACCGGGACCTGATCGAGGCCTGCCGTCCCGCGCTGGAAAGCGGCCAGCCGGTCGAGATTGCGCGCGCGGTTCGCAACGTCAACCGCACGGTCGGCACCATGCTGTCGGGCGAAGTCGCCCGGCGCCACGGCCATGCCGGGCTTGCGCCCGATACGATCCGAGTCAAGCTGACCGGGGTGGCCGGGCAAAGCTTCGGCGCATGGCTGGCTCACGGCGTGACGCTTGATCTGACCGGCGATGCCAACGACTATGTCGGCAAAGGCCTGTCGGGCGGGCGGATCATCGTGCGTGCTCCTGCCAGCACCAGCCGCACCGCGACTGACAACATCATCGTCGGCAACACCGTGCTCTACGGCGCAATCGCGGGCGAGGCCTACTTCAACGGCGTGGCCGGAGAACGGTTCGCCGTGCGCAATTCGGGTGCCATTGCGGTGGTCGAAGGCACCGGCGATCACGGCTGCGAATACATGACCGGCGGGGTCGTGGTGGTGCTCGGCGCTACAGGCCGCAACTTCGCTGCCGGGATGAGCGGCGGGATTGCCTATGTCTACGATCCCGATGGTCGGTTCGGTTCGCTGTGCAACTTGGCCCAGGTCGATCTGGAACCGGTCACCACGAGCATCGACGCGGATGAGGGCACCGGGCGGCCCAAGCAGCGCGGCACGTCGGTCAACGATTTCGGCATGGGCGACATGCTGCGCCACGACGCCGAACGCCTGCGCATCCTGATGGAGCGGCATAAACTCCACACCGGTTCGCAGCGGGCCACCGAGCTGCTGGAAAACTGGGACGAGGCGCTTCGCCACTTCGTGAAGGTCATGCCGCGCGACTATGCCAATGCGTTGCGCACGCTCGAGGCCGAACGCCTCGAAGCGGCAAGCGTGGCGGCGGAATAA
- a CDS encoding LOG family protein: protein MTEEEKKQHDLAGRKFYPAEEEAEFSKAAPEKTPQTEHQAYRLAFQDRDFLLREELRPVRFQLELLKPEMLLDEAGVGSTLVMYGSARIPSPEAAEASLAMAKDLPERERRVVENLAAKAKYYDEAYKLARMVSEKAIIEKGQRQFVICSGGGPSIMEAANRGASDASAESIGLNIVLPHEQAPNRYVTPSLSFQFHYFALRKMHFLLRARAVAVFPGGFGTLDEFLELLTLIQTGKMKPIPVMLFGKEFWTRVIDFEALADEGTINHKDLELFQWCETAEDAWCHIAEFYELDC from the coding sequence ATGACTGAAGAAGAAAAGAAGCAGCACGATCTTGCCGGGCGCAAGTTCTACCCGGCCGAAGAAGAGGCCGAATTCTCCAAGGCAGCGCCGGAAAAAACCCCCCAGACCGAGCACCAGGCCTACCGGCTGGCCTTCCAGGACCGCGATTTCCTGCTGCGCGAGGAACTGCGCCCGGTCCGTTTCCAGCTCGAACTGCTCAAACCCGAAATGCTGCTCGACGAAGCCGGCGTCGGCTCGACCCTGGTGATGTACGGCTCGGCCCGGATCCCCTCGCCCGAGGCGGCCGAGGCCTCGCTCGCCATGGCGAAGGACCTGCCGGAGCGCGAACGCCGCGTGGTCGAAAACCTTGCCGCCAAGGCCAAGTACTACGACGAAGCCTACAAGCTGGCCCGGATGGTCAGCGAAAAGGCGATCATCGAGAAGGGCCAGCGCCAGTTCGTGATCTGCTCGGGCGGTGGTCCCTCGATCATGGAAGCGGCCAACCGCGGTGCCAGCGACGCCTCGGCCGAGAGCATCGGGCTCAACATCGTGCTGCCGCACGAGCAAGCACCCAACCGCTATGTCACCCCGTCGCTGAGTTTCCAGTTCCACTATTTCGCGCTGCGCAAGATGCACTTCCTGCTGCGTGCGCGCGCGGTGGCCGTGTTCCCCGGCGGGTTCGGCACGCTGGACGAGTTTCTCGAACTGCTGACCCTGATCCAGACCGGCAAGATGAAGCCCATCCCGGTGATGCTGTTCGGCAAGGAGTTCTGGACCCGGGTGATCGATTTCGAGGCACTGGCCGACGAAGGCACGATCAACCACAAGGACCTGGAGCTGTTCCAGTGGTGCGAAACGGCCGAAGACGCCTGGTGTCACATCGCCGAGTTCTACGAACTGGACTGCTGA
- a CDS encoding glutamate synthase subunit beta — MGKETGFLELDRSDRTYLDPAERLKNYKEFVVPLPAEKLAAQASRCMNCGIPYCHNGCPVNNLIPDWNHLVYEGDWKNALDVLHSTNNFPEFTGRVCPAPCEASCTLNIVDQPVTIKSIECAIVDRGWQEGWIKPQVPHKQTGKCVAVVGSGPAGLACAQQLARAGHAVTVFEKNDRIGGLLRYGIPDFKMEKQLINRRCVQMEAEGVTFKTSAEVGVEVSFKALRENFDAVVLAGGAEEPRMLDIPGGELPGVRLAMEFLTQQNKRVAGDDEVRAAPRGSLTATGKHVIVIGGGDTGSDCVGTSNRQGAASVTQLEIMPRPPEKEDKALTWPDWPLKLRTSSSHEEGVERDWSVLAKRVIGEGDQVTGLECVRVEWVGGQMQEVPGSAFVLQADLILLAMGFTGPRKRGLLDRAGVALDARGNVAANTQDYATSEAAVFACGDMRRGQSLVVWAIREGRQAARSVDLALMGATTLPR; from the coding sequence ATGGGCAAGGAAACCGGATTTCTCGAACTCGACCGGTCCGACCGGACCTATCTCGACCCGGCCGAGCGGCTGAAGAACTACAAGGAGTTCGTCGTCCCGCTGCCGGCCGAAAAGCTGGCTGCACAGGCCAGCCGCTGCATGAATTGCGGCATTCCCTACTGCCACAACGGCTGCCCGGTGAACAACCTGATCCCCGACTGGAACCACCTGGTCTACGAAGGGGACTGGAAGAACGCACTGGACGTGCTGCACAGCACCAACAACTTCCCCGAATTCACTGGCCGGGTCTGCCCGGCCCCGTGCGAAGCGAGCTGCACGCTCAACATCGTTGACCAGCCGGTCACGATCAAGAGCATCGAGTGCGCCATCGTCGATCGTGGATGGCAGGAAGGCTGGATCAAGCCGCAGGTGCCGCACAAGCAGACCGGCAAATGCGTCGCCGTGGTCGGATCGGGTCCGGCCGGGCTGGCCTGTGCGCAGCAGCTGGCGCGGGCAGGCCATGCCGTGACCGTGTTCGAAAAGAACGACCGGATCGGCGGCCTGCTGCGTTACGGAATCCCCGATTTCAAGATGGAAAAGCAGCTGATCAACCGGCGCTGCGTGCAGATGGAAGCCGAAGGGGTGACCTTCAAGACCAGTGCCGAAGTCGGGGTCGAGGTCAGCTTCAAGGCGCTGCGGGAAAACTTTGACGCGGTGGTCCTCGCCGGTGGGGCCGAGGAGCCCCGGATGCTCGACATCCCCGGCGGCGAGCTGCCCGGAGTGCGGCTGGCGATGGAGTTCCTCACCCAGCAGAACAAGCGCGTGGCAGGCGATGACGAAGTGCGCGCGGCCCCGCGCGGCTCGCTGACCGCCACTGGCAAGCACGTGATCGTGATCGGCGGCGGTGACACCGGCAGCGACTGCGTCGGCACGTCCAACCGGCAAGGCGCGGCCTCGGTCACGCAGCTCGAAATCATGCCCCGCCCGCCGGAGAAGGAAGACAAGGCGCTGACCTGGCCGGACTGGCCCCTGAAGCTGCGCACCTCCTCCAGCCACGAGGAAGGGGTGGAGCGAGACTGGTCGGTTCTGGCCAAGCGGGTCATCGGCGAAGGTGATCAGGTCACCGGGCTCGAATGCGTGCGGGTGGAATGGGTCGGCGGCCAGATGCAGGAAGTGCCCGGCAGCGCCTTCGTGCTCCAGGCCGACCTGATCCTGCTGGCAATGGGCTTTACCGGCCCGCGCAAACGCGGACTGCTCGACCGGGCCGGGGTGGCGCTTGATGCGCGCGGCAATGTCGCAGCCAATACCCAGGATTACGCCACCAGCGAAGCAGCCGTGTTCGCCTGTGGCGACATGCGGCGGGGCCAGAGCCTGGTCGTCTGGGCGATTCGCGAAGGCCGCCAGGCCGCCCGGTCTGTCGATCTGGCTCTGATGGGTGCGACCACCCTGCCGCGCTGA